The Heyndrickxia acidicola sequence CACTTATCAGGTACCGGATCCACTCCGCCTGGATGGAAGGGATGACATTTTAAAATCCTTTTTACAGCTAAATAGCCGCCTTTAAAAGCACCGAATCTCTTAACTGCCTCAAGACTATAACTGGAGCAGGTCG is a genomic window containing:
- the yidD gene encoding membrane protein insertion efficiency factor YidD, producing the protein MAKFILIKLIRFYQRFISPITPPSCRFYPTCSSYSLEAVKRFGAFKGGYLAVKRILKCHPFHPGGVDPVPDKWSLKSSHIDR